One Bacteroidota bacterium genomic window carries:
- a CDS encoding T9SS type A sorting domain-containing protein yields MKKLILFLFISLSSLVSVAQVNIARYLAVGHINDTLKVIDTTNYTVIRSMKMTCDSTIIGATGLTRHPQTGVYYIMLRFQDLYNRYLGTIDPANGAVTIIGPVGDRMSNIIFLPTGTLLGVTGDGALTPESLFSLNLTSGAPTFIRALGAGSGGEAIGFCSDNNKVFHRSGISNQAYEKMDTVLYNLTPIPQQGNPGNETFCMLYAGFGNFISIDRNNDVVIIDTLGNYTFKSNLSQPYKGLEYLNCIRNITGTLSFCAGESTVLTATAGASSYAWYKNGVLLSGTNSATLTVTSAGKYNCIFTDLCGADSLPTSVTVTQKSLPLVSLSGAAEFCEGSTTLLSGTGGGTSQWYKNSILINGATSTSYLVNSPGLYNMIKTNSNGCKDSAAVGISVTMNPKPIIVISAVHDVICNGGSTGAIDVVMQSGTAPYIYNWSNGTTLQGASSLSAGNYILICEDSKQCKDTASAQVNEAPAITLSLSSTAVLCNGGNSGSATAIAAGGTGLLSYSWSNGNTLSTNTNLPAGMYSILVQDDSLCTKMDSVEVTEPGILLANFNSTNVTCNGLNNGAAQVIVSGGTLPYFYNWSNGGNFDTINNLSAGYYIITTVDGNLCTLIDSVEIIEPAVLLANLTSTSVTCFGNNDGVAMANPSGGTGSYTYLWSSGATGQTSSNLTASNYSVTISDANLCSIIDTVSVLQPTLLVIDTIQVTNANGGLNNGAINVIASGGVPPYTYNWSDGSTTQSISNLSPGIYFVTVTDQNGCDTLSINISLIGVGINESSSVENLQVIPNPSNGDFSLLTESNMQLDLYSILGEKITSFSTEKNQPLLIHTQLANGIYYLKGRNDEEQVLYKICIRN; encoded by the coding sequence ATGAAAAAATTAATACTCTTTTTATTTATCTCTCTGAGCTCCCTCGTATCAGTTGCTCAGGTAAACATTGCTCGTTATTTGGCAGTAGGTCATATAAACGACACTTTAAAGGTAATTGACACTACCAATTACACAGTTATTCGATCGATGAAAATGACCTGCGATTCAACAATCATTGGAGCTACAGGATTGACGCGCCATCCACAAACCGGTGTGTACTATATAATGCTCCGATTTCAAGATTTGTACAATCGCTATTTAGGAACAATTGATCCTGCGAACGGGGCAGTTACTATTATAGGCCCTGTTGGTGATAGAATGTCGAACATTATTTTTCTACCAACCGGAACATTATTGGGAGTAACAGGCGATGGTGCATTAACACCTGAATCGCTTTTTTCTCTAAACCTTACTAGTGGAGCTCCAACATTTATTCGAGCATTAGGCGCAGGAAGCGGTGGAGAAGCGATTGGCTTTTGCTCCGACAATAATAAAGTTTTTCATCGATCAGGTATATCCAATCAGGCTTACGAAAAAATGGATACTGTACTTTACAATTTAACGCCTATTCCACAACAAGGAAATCCCGGAAACGAAACCTTTTGCATGTTGTATGCAGGTTTTGGAAATTTTATTTCAATCGACAGAAACAACGATGTCGTAATTATTGACACCTTGGGTAACTATACATTTAAAAGCAATTTAAGTCAACCCTATAAAGGCTTGGAATATTTAAATTGTATACGAAATATAACCGGTACATTAAGTTTTTGCGCTGGTGAGTCAACTGTGCTTACTGCTACAGCAGGCGCTTCTTCGTATGCTTGGTATAAAAACGGAGTATTATTATCGGGTACTAATTCAGCTACTTTAACAGTTACATCAGCCGGAAAATACAATTGCATTTTTACTGATTTATGTGGTGCCGACTCATTGCCTACTTCGGTAACGGTTACTCAAAAATCATTACCACTTGTAAGTTTGAGTGGTGCTGCCGAATTTTGTGAAGGTTCAACAACCTTGTTGAGTGGAACCGGCGGTGGTACAAGTCAATGGTACAAAAATTCAATTCTTATTAATGGAGCCACTTCGACTTCTTACTTAGTTAATAGTCCTGGTCTTTACAACATGATTAAAACAAATTCAAACGGATGTAAAGATTCGGCTGCAGTTGGTATAAGTGTAACAATGAATCCAAAACCAATAATTGTGATTTCAGCTGTGCATGATGTAATTTGCAACGGAGGCAGCACTGGTGCTATTGATGTAGTAATGCAAAGTGGTACTGCTCCTTACATCTACAATTGGTCTAATGGTACCACTTTACAAGGAGCAAGTTCACTCTCAGCTGGTAATTATATTTTGATTTGTGAAGATAGCAAGCAATGTAAGGATACTGCCAGTGCTCAGGTAAACGAAGCTCCTGCAATAACTTTGTCACTTTCATCTACCGCTGTATTATGTAATGGTGGAAACAGTGGATCTGCAACAGCTATTGCTGCTGGTGGAACAGGATTGTTGAGCTACTCTTGGTCTAATGGAAATACATTATCAACAAACACAAATTTGCCAGCCGGTATGTATTCAATTTTAGTACAGGACGACAGTTTATGCACCAAGATGGATAGCGTTGAAGTTACAGAACCTGGAATCCTATTGGCAAATTTTAATTCAACCAACGTAACCTGTAACGGTTTAAATAATGGTGCTGCCCAAGTTATTGTATCAGGTGGTACACTTCCTTATTTCTACAACTGGTCTAACGGTGGAAACTTTGATACCATTAACAATTTATCGGCTGGCTATTATATTATTACTACCGTTGATGGGAATTTATGTACATTAATTGACTCTGTTGAAATTATTGAACCTGCTGTATTACTTGCTAATTTAACTTCAACTTCAGTTACTTGTTTTGGAAATAATGATGGAGTAGCAATGGCCAATCCAAGTGGTGGAACAGGTTCTTATACTTATTTATGGTCGAGCGGAGCTACTGGTCAAACTAGCAGTAATTTAACTGCAAGTAATTACAGCGTTACGATTAGTGATGCTAATTTATGTAGCATTATAGATACTGTATCGGTACTTCAGCCAACTTTATTGGTAATTGATACAATACAAGTTACTAATGCAAATGGTGGCTTAAACAACGGTGCTATAAACGTAATAGCTTCGGGTGGAGTTCCTCCATACACCTACAATTGGAGCGATGGCAGTACTACTCAATCAATATCTAATCTTTCACCAGGTATTTATTTTGTTACAGTAACTGATCAAAATGGTTGTGACACTCTTAGCATAAATATTTCCTTAATAGGAGTAGGAATAAATGAATCTTCTTCTGTCGAAAATTTGCAGGTGATTCCGAATCCTTCAAATGGAGACTTTTCATTACTAACAGAAAGTAATATGCAGTTGGATTTGTATTCAATACTAGGTGAAAAAATAACTTCTTTTAGTACAGAAAAAAATCAACCGCTCTTGATACATACACAATTAGCAAACGGAATTTATTACCTAAAAGGCAGAAATGACGAAGAGCAGGTATTGTATAAAATTTGTATTCGTAATTAA
- a CDS encoding GatB/YqeY domain-containing protein produces MTLEEQINADIKAAMLAKEAAKLEALRAVKSAILLLKTSPEGLTSESEMKALNKMVKQRKETAEVYTTQNRKDLADVELAQAAVIENYLPKQMSEDELRSEISIIINNLGAASPADLGKVMGVASKQFAGKADGKIVSAIVKELLSK; encoded by the coding sequence ATGACTTTAGAAGAACAAATTAATGCCGACATAAAAGCAGCAATGCTAGCCAAAGAAGCTGCAAAATTGGAAGCATTGCGTGCAGTAAAATCGGCCATACTTTTATTAAAAACTTCACCTGAAGGACTCACTTCCGAAAGCGAAATGAAAGCGCTCAATAAGATGGTGAAACAGCGTAAGGAAACAGCAGAAGTGTACACAACTCAAAATCGAAAAGACTTAGCTGATGTAGAATTAGCACAAGCGGCAGTAATCGAAAATTATTTGCCAAAGCAAATGAGTGAAGACGAATTACGAAGTGAAATTTCAATAATTATAAACAACCTGGGAGCAGCATCACCCGCCGATTTAGGAAAAGTAATGGGTGTTGCCAGCAAACAGTTTGCAGGAAAAGCCGATGGCAAAATTGTGAGTGCCATTGTTAAAGAGCTGTTGAGTAAGTAG
- the ftsZ gene encoding cell division protein FtsZ: MKFDLPKDNSSIIKVIGVGGGGSNAVNHMYRMGIKGVDFMVCNTDQQALDISPVSCKVQLGATLTEGRGAGSQPEVGKNAAIENIEEIKEILGSTTKMVFVTAGMGGGTGTGAAPVIAGTAKEMGILTVGIVTVPFALEGRKRKQQAEAGLEELEKNVDTLLIINNDKLREIYGNLKMGEAFSHADNILSTAAKGIADIITTTLHINTDFADIQTVLKDSGRAIMGSASATGENRAINAVEQALASPLLNDGNIKGANYVLLNITCGTEEITMDEFGEIADYIQEAAGQTAEVIQGYGVDETLGDRVNVTIIATGFKKKSDLGYDIPKKVEVTKYKLDGDILPTTTIEKTTEVRVETNSVQQPIVHQLEELEELEESTAVASSNENANLSFEFEVTSAASNSNDEKVDEPFIITKKVEERFESTIPADDRMRLANDRVNRLKNLSHKFKTPGGLSEMESQPAYLRKNITLSNVPHSSDSNVSRFTLSAAEDKSSAEIKPNNSFLHDNVD, encoded by the coding sequence ATGAAATTCGACTTACCAAAAGACAACTCCTCAATTATTAAAGTAATAGGAGTAGGTGGAGGTGGCAGCAACGCTGTAAACCACATGTATCGTATGGGAATAAAGGGAGTAGACTTTATGGTTTGCAACACCGATCAACAAGCGCTTGATATCAGTCCGGTTTCGTGCAAGGTTCAATTGGGAGCAACATTAACAGAAGGACGCGGTGCAGGTTCTCAACCCGAAGTTGGAAAAAATGCAGCAATTGAAAATATTGAAGAAATTAAAGAAATATTAGGAAGTACCACCAAAATGGTTTTCGTAACTGCGGGTATGGGTGGAGGAACCGGAACCGGTGCAGCTCCTGTAATTGCAGGTACAGCCAAAGAAATGGGAATTCTTACCGTTGGTATTGTTACTGTACCATTTGCATTAGAAGGAAGAAAGCGTAAGCAACAAGCAGAAGCAGGTTTGGAAGAATTGGAGAAAAATGTAGACACCTTGCTTATTATCAATAACGACAAGTTACGCGAAATATATGGTAACTTAAAAATGGGAGAGGCATTTAGTCATGCGGATAATATTTTAAGTACAGCAGCGAAAGGAATTGCCGATATAATCACAACTACCTTACACATTAATACCGATTTTGCAGATATTCAAACTGTTTTAAAAGATAGTGGAAGAGCGATTATGGGATCGGCATCCGCAACCGGCGAGAACAGAGCCATCAATGCAGTTGAGCAAGCATTGGCATCACCATTATTGAACGATGGAAATATTAAAGGTGCCAATTATGTATTGTTAAATATTACTTGTGGTACCGAAGAAATTACCATGGATGAATTTGGCGAAATTGCCGATTATATTCAGGAAGCTGCCGGACAAACAGCCGAGGTAATTCAAGGTTATGGAGTTGATGAAACATTGGGAGATAGAGTAAACGTAACAATTATAGCTACTGGTTTCAAAAAGAAAAGCGATTTGGGTTACGATATTCCTAAAAAAGTTGAAGTAACAAAATACAAGTTAGATGGAGATATACTTCCAACAACAACAATAGAAAAGACTACTGAAGTTCGTGTTGAAACTAACTCAGTTCAACAGCCAATTGTTCATCAGTTGGAAGAATTGGAAGAATTGGAAGAAAGCACTGCTGTTGCTTCTAGCAACGAAAACGCAAATCTAAGCTTCGAATTTGAAGTTACTTCTGCTGCAAGCAATTCAAATGATGAAAAGGTTGATGAGCCTTTTATTATTACTAAAAAAGTTGAAGAGAGGTTTGAAAGTACAATCCCGGCCGACGATCGTATGCGATTGGCAAATGATAGAGTAAACCGTTTGAAAAATTTAAGTCATAAGTTTAAAACTCCCGGTGGATTAAGTGAAATGGAAAGTCAACCAGCCTACTTGCGAAAAAACATCACTTTATCAAACGTGCCTCACTCAAGCGATTCAAATGTTTCTCGATTTACTTTATCGGCTGCTGAGGATAAGTCGTCAGCTGAGATAAAGCCTAACAATTCTTTTTTACACGATAACGTTGATTAA
- the ftsA gene encoding cell division protein FtsA: MKNSDIVVGLDIGTTKIVALVGRKNEFGKIEILGLGKTESVGVSRGVVSNIEKTVQSIKVAVEEAQSKSGITINEVHVGIAGQHIKSLQHRGIRMRNSLEEEISQKDVDALIEDMYKLAMLPGEEIIHVLPQEYIVDNEMGIKDPIGMAGKRLEANFHIITGQVAAIHNLIKCVTKAGLTTKEVMLEPLASADAVLSNEEKEAGVVLVDVGGGTTDIAIFHEGIIRHTAVIPFGGNVITEDIKEGCTIIKNQAELLKIKFGSALASENLDNEIVSIPGLRGREPKEISLKNLASIIEARMEEIIEHIYYEIKNSGYEKKLIAGIVITGGGAQLKHITQLMEYITGMDARVGYPNEHLSKGLEDVTSPMYATGVGLVIRGLATASPVEEATDTTTNDAPPAPTHTEIKDHSVKKKGSFFDNLLNKAKGIFDEDIQ, encoded by the coding sequence ATGAAAAACAGCGATATAGTTGTAGGATTAGATATAGGTACCACAAAAATTGTTGCGCTCGTTGGGCGTAAAAATGAATTTGGTAAAATTGAGATTCTTGGTCTTGGAAAGACCGAATCAGTTGGCGTTTCAAGAGGCGTTGTTTCGAATATTGAAAAAACTGTTCAATCGATAAAAGTAGCTGTTGAAGAAGCTCAGAGTAAATCCGGTATTACTATCAATGAAGTACATGTTGGAATTGCCGGTCAACACATAAAAAGTTTGCAGCATCGAGGTATTCGAATGCGCAATAGTTTGGAAGAAGAAATTAGTCAGAAAGATGTAGATGCCTTAATTGAAGATATGTACAAATTGGCGATGCTACCGGGCGAGGAAATTATTCACGTACTTCCACAAGAATATATCGTGGATAATGAGATGGGCATAAAGGATCCGATTGGAATGGCTGGAAAAAGATTAGAAGCTAATTTTCACATCATAACCGGACAGGTTGCCGCAATTCATAACCTTATTAAATGTGTTACAAAGGCAGGATTAACTACAAAAGAAGTAATGCTTGAACCACTTGCCTCTGCGGATGCAGTATTGAGTAATGAAGAGAAAGAGGCTGGAGTAGTATTGGTGGATGTTGGAGGTGGTACAACCGATATTGCAATTTTTCATGAGGGAATAATTCGCCATACTGCAGTAATTCCTTTTGGTGGAAATGTTATTACGGAGGATATCAAAGAGGGATGCACCATCATAAAAAATCAAGCCGAATTATTGAAGATAAAATTTGGCTCTGCGCTTGCCAGCGAAAATCTCGATAATGAAATTGTAAGTATTCCAGGTTTAAGAGGTCGTGAGCCTAAAGAAATTTCGTTAAAAAATTTGGCGAGCATCATTGAAGCTCGCATGGAGGAAATTATTGAACACATCTATTACGAAATAAAAAACTCTGGTTACGAAAAGAAGTTAATAGCTGGAATTGTTATTACCGGTGGTGGAGCTCAGCTTAAACACATCACTCAATTAATGGAGTATATAACAGGAATGGATGCACGTGTTGGTTATCCTAACGAACACTTGAGCAAAGGTCTTGAAGATGTTACTAGCCCAATGTATGCAACCGGAGTTGGATTGGTAATACGAGGGCTGGCTACTGCTAGTCCAGTTGAAGAAGCAACTGATACAACTACCAATGATGCACCACCAGCTCCAACACATACAGAAATAAAAGACCATTCAGTAAAAAAGAAAGGCAGTTTTTTTGACAATTTGCTGAATAAAGCAAAAGGAATTTTTGATGAAGATATTCAATAG
- a CDS encoding UDP-N-acetylmuramate--L-alanine ligase, with translation MDFNALKTIYFLGIGGIGMSALARYFKTLNMEVCGYDKTPTSLTDELQKEGIRVHFDDSIAFFKGLQSTAKEKVLVIYTPAVPKDHSEYNYFINEGYSLKKRSEVLGIITQNTFTLAVAGTHGKTTTSSILAHILKSANKDCSAFLGGITRNYNSNFLLSQQLNGPGPTVVEADEYDRSFLTLHPDIAIITSIDADHLDIYSEHKFLKQSFELFSNQIKSGGFLISKIGLESDFPVSTGVTKYTYSLQQQADFFAKNLRIDNGSYSFDLESKIESIDGLYFSFPGQHNTENAIAAVAAAQIFSVTASEIKQALASFRGVKRRFDYRIKSEQLVFIDDYAHHPEELKACINSVKELYPQKKILGIFQPHLFSRTRDFADEFARSLDLLDDTILLEIYPARELPIPNVNSAMLLQRMQSNNKLLCSKENLVETIIQKSPDVILALGAGDIDKCVEPIEIALLKKYNLKA, from the coding sequence ATGGATTTTAACGCCCTTAAAACAATTTATTTTTTAGGAATCGGAGGCATCGGTATGAGTGCACTTGCGCGTTATTTTAAAACTCTGAATATGGAAGTTTGTGGCTACGACAAAACACCTACTTCCTTAACCGATGAATTGCAAAAAGAAGGAATTCGCGTACATTTTGACGATTCGATTGCTTTTTTTAAAGGGTTACAATCAACGGCTAAGGAAAAAGTTTTAGTCATTTACACACCGGCAGTTCCCAAGGATCATTCAGAATATAATTATTTTATCAACGAAGGTTATTCACTAAAAAAACGTTCGGAAGTTTTGGGAATCATTACTCAAAATACTTTTACATTGGCTGTTGCTGGAACACATGGAAAGACAACAACATCAAGTATTTTGGCGCATATCCTAAAGTCAGCCAACAAAGATTGTAGTGCATTTTTGGGAGGAATAACACGGAATTACAATTCCAATTTTTTACTTTCTCAACAACTAAATGGACCAGGACCAACAGTTGTTGAAGCGGATGAATATGACCGTTCTTTTTTGACACTACATCCTGACATTGCCATTATTACTTCCATTGATGCTGACCATTTGGATATATATTCAGAGCATAAATTTTTAAAACAATCTTTCGAACTTTTTTCAAATCAAATTAAATCCGGAGGATTTTTAATTTCTAAAATTGGGCTTGAAAGTGATTTTCCTGTTTCTACAGGTGTTACAAAATACACCTATTCATTGCAACAACAAGCTGACTTTTTTGCAAAGAACTTGCGCATTGATAATGGAAGTTATTCGTTTGATTTGGAAAGTAAAATTGAGTCAATTGATGGATTGTACTTTTCATTTCCCGGACAGCACAATACAGAAAACGCAATTGCAGCTGTAGCAGCTGCACAGATATTCAGTGTTACTGCTTCAGAAATAAAGCAAGCATTGGCAAGTTTTCGTGGAGTAAAGCGGAGGTTTGATTATCGAATAAAATCAGAACAGCTTGTATTTATTGATGACTATGCACATCATCCCGAAGAGTTGAAAGCATGTATTAATTCAGTGAAGGAACTTTATCCTCAGAAAAAAATTCTTGGAATTTTTCAACCGCATTTATTTTCGCGCACCCGCGATTTTGCAGATGAATTTGCCCGAAGTTTGGATTTGTTAGACGACACCATCTTACTTGAAATATATCCGGCTCGTGAATTACCCATTCCGAATGTGAATTCAGCAATGTTGTTACAGCGCATGCAATCAAACAATAAATTGCTTTGTAGTAAAGAAAATTTAGTTGAAACAATTATTCAAAAATCACCCGATGTAATATTAGCGCTGGGTGCCGGCGATATTGATAAATGTGTTGAACCTATTGAAATTGCATTACTAAAAAAATATAATTTGAAAGCATGA
- the murG gene encoding undecaprenyldiphospho-muramoylpentapeptide beta-N-acetylglucosaminyltransferase — translation MLKVIISGGGTGGHIFPAIAIANALKEKYNRVEILFVGAEGKMEMEKVPAAGYKIVGLNISGLQRKSILKNLSFPFKLFSSVRKSKTIIREFKPNVVVGVGGFASGPLLYAATKMGIPALIQEQNSYPGITNKFLAKKAKRICVAYDGMEKYFPKEKIILTGNPVRQDIKNLAGKRERGMEFFGLEASKKTVLVIGGSLGARSINEAIKSFLPEFEKNKVQLIWQTGTTFKAVADKAAADYTNCTIRVHDFISKMDYAYAVADVVVSRAGASSVSELCVVDKAAILIPYPFAAEDHQTSNAQALVTHHAAILIKDADVSENLPSTLFDLLANDDKRKKLEENILKLAFRDAAEVIASEVASIANSN, via the coding sequence ATGCTTAAGGTAATTATAAGCGGTGGAGGAACCGGCGGACATATTTTTCCGGCCATTGCTATAGCGAATGCTTTAAAGGAAAAATACAATCGAGTTGAAATATTATTTGTGGGAGCAGAAGGTAAGATGGAAATGGAAAAAGTTCCTGCAGCCGGGTATAAAATTGTTGGTTTAAATATAAGCGGATTACAACGCAAATCGATTTTAAAAAATCTTTCATTTCCATTTAAATTATTTTCGAGTGTTCGAAAATCCAAAACTATAATTCGTGAATTTAAACCCAATGTTGTAGTAGGAGTGGGTGGATTTGCAAGCGGACCTTTGTTATATGCCGCTACAAAAATGGGTATTCCGGCATTAATTCAAGAACAAAATTCTTATCCTGGAATTACCAATAAATTTTTGGCAAAAAAAGCAAAACGTATTTGTGTTGCTTACGATGGAATGGAAAAATATTTTCCAAAGGAAAAAATTATTCTCACAGGTAATCCCGTACGTCAGGATATTAAAAACCTGGCAGGAAAAAGAGAGCGTGGAATGGAATTTTTTGGATTGGAAGCAAGTAAAAAAACTGTGCTTGTAATTGGTGGAAGTTTAGGGGCGAGGAGTATTAACGAAGCCATCAAAAGTTTCCTTCCAGAATTTGAAAAAAACAAGGTTCAATTGATTTGGCAAACGGGTACAACATTTAAGGCAGTGGCTGATAAGGCAGCAGCTGATTATACCAACTGTACTATACGGGTGCACGATTTTATATCTAAAATGGATTATGCTTACGCGGTTGCTGATGTTGTGGTTTCGCGAGCCGGAGCAAGTTCGGTTTCAGAGTTGTGTGTTGTTGATAAGGCAGCTATTTTAATACCTTATCCTTTTGCTGCTGAAGATCACCAAACAAGTAATGCACAAGCTTTGGTAACACATCATGCTGCTATATTGATTAAGGATGCAGATGTTAGTGAAAATTTACCATCTACACTTTTTGATTTATTAGCAAATGATGATAAGCGCAAGAAGTTGGAAGAAAACATTTTGAAACTGGCCTTTAGAGATGCAGCTGAAGTTATAGCAAGTGAAGTAGCAAGTATTGCAAATTCAAACTAA
- a CDS encoding FtsW/RodA/SpoVE family cell cycle protein, whose translation MNKVLSKLSGDKVIWVVAVMLSIFSVLVVYSASGTLAYKYKGGNTEFFLFKQIGFVALSLLCIYFTHLIKYTYYSRGSQIAVFLAAPLLLFTLVKGVSAGEASRWIAIPGIGFTFQTSDFAKLALVVYVARLLSMKQDQIKDFKEAFVPIVAPILIICGLILPANFSTAAVLFVTCLVLMFIGRVNIKYILLLVASGIVFLGLFILLVFTFPHINNRVETWKTRLESFVSGDSDENYQAEQAMIAIATGGPIGKGPGKSTQRNFLPQASSDFIYAIIIEEYGSILGGFLVIFLYMILLFRATRIATKSPKTFGSLLSIGLCFMLVFQAMINMGVAVHLFPVTGQPLPMVSAGGTSVIFSSIAIGIMLSVSREIEAETKGEPAHA comes from the coding sequence GTGAACAAAGTTTTAAGTAAATTAAGCGGTGATAAAGTAATATGGGTAGTAGCTGTAATGCTCTCCATATTTTCGGTATTGGTTGTTTACAGTGCTTCCGGAACTTTAGCCTATAAATACAAAGGAGGAAATACCGAGTTTTTTCTTTTTAAGCAAATTGGTTTTGTTGCTTTATCGCTACTCTGCATTTATTTTACGCATTTAATTAAATACACTTATTATTCAAGAGGCTCTCAAATAGCGGTGTTTCTTGCAGCGCCATTATTGCTTTTTACTTTGGTAAAAGGAGTTAGTGCCGGTGAGGCAAGTAGATGGATTGCAATTCCCGGAATTGGATTTACATTTCAAACAAGCGATTTTGCTAAGTTGGCATTGGTTGTATATGTTGCCAGGTTGCTTTCAATGAAACAGGATCAAATAAAGGATTTTAAAGAAGCGTTTGTTCCGATTGTTGCACCAATTTTAATTATTTGCGGTTTAATACTACCGGCTAATTTTTCTACCGCTGCAGTCTTGTTTGTTACCTGTTTGGTACTGATGTTTATTGGTAGAGTAAACATTAAATATATTTTACTTTTAGTTGCAAGTGGAATTGTGTTTCTGGGATTGTTTATACTCCTTGTTTTTACTTTTCCGCATATTAATAATCGTGTTGAAACTTGGAAAACTCGATTAGAAAGTTTTGTTAGCGGAGACAGTGATGAAAATTACCAGGCCGAGCAAGCAATGATTGCAATAGCAACCGGTGGACCAATTGGTAAAGGCCCCGGGAAAAGTACACAACGAAATTTTTTACCGCAAGCATCATCCGATTTTATCTACGCAATTATTATTGAAGAATATGGTTCAATACTTGGCGGGTTTTTGGTTATTTTTTTATACATGATTTTGCTCTTCCGGGCTACACGAATTGCAACCAAAAGTCCAAAGACTTTTGGAAGTTTATTGTCAATAGGTTTGTGTTTTATGTTGGTATTTCAAGCCATGATAAATATGGGAGTAGCAGTTCACTTATTTCCCGTCACTGGTCAACCCTTACCCATGGTTAGCGCTGGAGGAACATCCGTAATTTTTTCGAGTATCGCCATAGGTATCATGTTAAGTGTAAGTCGCGAAATCGAAGCAGAAACGAAAGGAGAACCTGCGCATGCTTAA
- the murD gene encoding UDP-N-acetylmuramoyl-L-alanine--D-glutamate ligase has protein sequence MKATSNKQRLVVLGAGESGVGTAVLGVKMGFDVFVSDQGSIKEKYKKELLSHQIEFEENQHTTKRILAADEVVKSPGIPDKAELVQAILKKGKPVISEIEFAARHTHATLIGITGTNGKTTTTLLTYHILTKAGLNVGLAGNVGKSFARQVAESNFDYYVLELSSFQLDGMFKTRINLAVLLNITPDHLDRYEYELQNYVDSKFRITQNQLQQDVFIYCKDDTITQSNLASQKITAQLIPISIYEKVENGAYLNETELILDINNKPFSMSIHSLALQGKHNIYNSMAAGIVAKVLDIRNEIVRESLADFENIEHRLEFVTKVHGIEFINDSKATNVNSTWYALESMTNPTVWIVGGVDKGNDYSMLRELVKDKVKAIVCLGKENEKIHNAFADLVEIIVDAHSSEEAVKRSYKLAKKGDTVLLSPACSSFDLFENYEDRGRQFKRDVKSL, from the coding sequence ATGAAAGCAACAAGCAATAAACAACGATTAGTGGTTTTAGGGGCAGGAGAAAGCGGCGTTGGTACTGCTGTATTGGGCGTAAAAATGGGTTTTGACGTTTTTGTTTCTGATCAAGGCAGTATTAAAGAGAAGTATAAAAAGGAATTGTTGAGCCATCAAATTGAGTTTGAAGAAAATCAACATACAACAAAACGAATTTTAGCAGCGGATGAAGTCGTTAAAAGTCCCGGTATTCCTGACAAAGCAGAACTAGTACAAGCCATTCTGAAAAAAGGCAAACCAGTAATATCTGAAATTGAATTTGCTGCACGTCACACACATGCTACATTAATCGGTATCACCGGAACAAACGGAAAAACAACAACAACATTGCTTACATATCATATTCTTACAAAGGCCGGATTAAATGTTGGATTGGCGGGAAATGTCGGAAAAAGTTTTGCAAGACAAGTGGCAGAATCAAACTTCGATTATTATGTTTTGGAATTAAGCAGTTTTCAATTAGATGGCATGTTTAAAACGCGTATCAATTTAGCTGTGTTGTTAAACATAACTCCCGATCATCTCGACCGCTACGAATATGAATTGCAAAATTATGTGGATTCAAAATTTCGCATCACACAAAATCAATTGCAACAAGATGTATTTATTTATTGCAAAGACGATACAATTACACAATCGAACCTTGCATCCCAAAAAATTACTGCACAATTAATTCCTATTTCTATTTACGAAAAGGTTGAAAATGGTGCCTATTTAAACGAAACAGAATTAATCCTGGATATAAACAATAAACCCTTCTCTATGTCAATACACAGTTTAGCCTTACAAGGCAAGCACAACATTTACAATTCAATGGCCGCAGGTATTGTTGCCAAAGTTTTGGATATCCGCAATGAAATTGTGCGCGAAAGTCTTGCCGATTTTGAAAACATCGAACATCGACTTGAGTTTGTAACTAAGGTGCATGGCATCGAATTTATTAACGACAGTAAGGCAACGAATGTGAATTCAACATGGTATGCATTGGAAAGTATGACGAATCCTACCGTGTGGATAGTAGGAGGAGTTGATAAAGGAAATGACTATTCAATGTTACGCGAATTGGTTAAAGATAAAGTGAAAGCAATTGTTTGCCTTGGTAAGGAAAACGAAAAAATTCACAATGCTTTTGCCGATTTAGTTGAGATAATTGTAGACGCTCATTCTTCCGAAGAAGCTGTAAAGCGTTCTTACAAACTTGCTAAAAAAGGCGATACCGTATTGTTATCGCCGGCTTGCAGCAGTTTTGATTTGTTTGAAAACTACGAAGACCGTGGTCGTCAATTTAAAAGAGATGTGAAATCATTATAA